The genomic window TGCATTTGTTAAGCCTCTTTTTGTTTTTGCTTTTCACGTTCCACGCCCCCCATTCCGTCTTTGCGAGCGTTTGTCTTTTATCCTTACTGCTTTTTATTATATTTCTATGATTTAATTATATTTCTATGATTTAATTTGCATATTTAACATTATTAAAGTATGCTTTTAGAATAACAATATTACTTTTTCTTGAATTTTTACTTCAAATAAAGCCACTTATCTTATGTTTCTAATCTAAAATGTTAATAAAACAAAAACCTTGGAGATAAAAATATGATAAGAGAACTGCCTCAATTAAAGATTCCTACCTGGCTAAATGACTCAATAAATAACATAAATAATAAAACACAACCCGATTTTAATCTTGAAAATATCCTTCAAAACTCCTTATACTACCCCGCCTGTGGTTTAAATGGTACACCTGTAAAGTATCTCACAGGCAATATCCATTCTTTTGTTTATGCTGATTATATGGTTACAAAGGAAGAATTTTCAGAGAACCTCAACGGGACTGCTAAGGACTGTGGTTTTAAAGGTTATCACTCAATCTATCAACGTGAAATATTAAAAAATGAAATACTGCCTGACAATTGGGATTTTAAACTTTCTTCTTTGTTCTTGTTTAGGGAGAATGAAAAAAGAAGGGAAAGCGGTTCTAAATTGCTAACAAAACAACAAGCGTTGGCAAAATATGGAGTTCTCGGAGAATGGGAAAATCAATGTGAACCATTTGCACATTGGAGTATTTGGTTGAAAAATCCTGATAGCAATTTTGATGAGCCGTTAAAGGCGTTTAGTTTTTTATTTCTTTGTGGAGAAATGTCCGCAATATATTTAGGGTTGTACTGCAGGTTGAAAATTGTTCCAACAGTATTATCTATAATTCAACCAGGGGGGGGATTTGGACTAGGATGGGAGGCAGCTGACTACGATAATAGTTTTTTCAAAAAAGTTGTAGCATTAAACGAAGTCGGTTCTCCACCGTACCTCTTGTATGGAGGATGGGGCGATAGGGTAGAATCTTATGTAAAACCCTGTTGGCACGAATATGAAGGAGAGATATTAACAAGATTACCCGAAAGGCGTGCTGGTTTGTGGAAACTAAACGATAATATTCATTCTAAACTAATAAAAGAATTACCTCAGTTTGTTAGTCCTATGAAATGGTTTGGATACAATTTTTGGTTGAGGGCGGAAAATTTCTTGAGAAAACTTGAAGCTGATGAACGATTGAGATTTAAGGATAAAGAAGATATATAATACTTAAAAAATAAAGCCAAAATTGGTAGAAACATATTATACGAGGAGGTTATAGAATGAAACAAGTTACATTAGAGGATTTTAAGACACCTGTTTATTACAAACAAGCCAAAGATATTGTATTTAGCGGGGAAAAAGACGGAACAGATTTTAAGTTAGGGTTTTTACCTGAATCAGAATTCGTTTATAGTTTTGATACAGCTCCAGACGTTTTTTTTCAAGATTTGGATATTGAGGAAGTCTACTATGAACCTTATAGAACTTTTTTAAGATTGAAATATCCAACCGATTTAAAAATATATTTGCGTGGTGGAGATAAACTGTATGTAAAAGGTAACTTAAGAGTTTAATAACAACTACTTACAATTGTAGTGTATGAGGAAAAAACTGTTTGCATCTGTTGTTTCGTTATTTTTCTCCCCTCATTCCTCTTTGCGAGCAAGAATACTGCTATTTTGCCCTCTCCCCTTGGGTCTTGTCCCGAGTACCCCGAGGGAGGGGAGGAGTGCTGGTGCGAAGAGTAATGAGCATCGTTTGGCAAGGCAGAGAGTCGGTGAACTGCCCTCGCTGATTGGAGCCCGTAGGGCAAGAAAGGGTGAGGGTTTATCCCGAATTCTTTTCTGAGGGATTTCTTAGCGTGACAATTCTCTCGGGCATACTCGGGATAAACTCGCCGAAGGCGGAAAGGAATACCTTCCTTCTTTGCCCTCTCCCCTTGAGGGAGAGGAATTAAGGGTGGGGGGGGGTGCAAAGAGTTTAATGGGATGAGGTTTATCCGTTATTTTGTGGCATTGGGTAGTGAGATTAAGCAATATTCTGAAGGCGAAAGAATGAAAAAATCAAAAAAATAAATAAGAACTAATATAGTTTTGCTTTAATACTATAAGGGGGGGTAAGTATGGACTTAAATAAATGGAAAGAAGAAGTTAAGAAATTCAAGGCAAAGATAAAAGAAAATCCAAGTGATATAAAAGCATATATTAGTTTAGCAGAGGCTTACAAAAAATTAGATAACTACCCATCTGTAATTAAAACTTGTGAACAAGCACTAAAAAATAATCCAGATGATGAAAAAATATATTTATATTCTGGTCTGACTTACTGTGACCTTGAATGTTATGAAGAGGCAATAGAAATATTGAGACAAGCAATAGAGATTAATCCAAAATTTGCAAAAGCTTATGCCAGTTTAGGTGAAATTTACAATAAACTTAAACATTTTGAAGACGCAATAAATGTATTAACTAAAGCAATAAGTTTAAACCCAGTATCAGCAAAGGCTTACTATCAATTAGGTATAACTTATAATGAACTTGAACAGTATGAAGATGCAATAAAAGTATTAGATAAAGCAATAAGTTTAAATCTTGAATCTGTAGGAGCTTACATTCAATTAGGCATAGCTTACAATGAACTTAAACAGTATGAATATGCAATAAATGTATTAAATAAGGTAATAAGCTTAGAGCCAAAATCAGCATACGCTTATTTGCAATTAGGATATGCAAATTTTTGCTTGCAAAAGCATTCTGAAGCAATAAAAGCATATAAACAAGGAATCGAAATTGAACCAGAATTTGTAGAGGCATATTTCCTACTAGGTTTAACCTATGAATTTACAAAACAATATGCCGAATCTGTAAAAGCGTATAAACAAGCAATAGAGGTTGATCCAAAGTTTGTGGAATCCTATGCTAATTTAGGAGAGATTTATAATAACCTTGAACAATATACGAAAGCGATTGAAGTGTTGAAACAAGCAATAGAGATTGATCCAGAATATCTGGAATCGTACTATCAATTAGGCATATCCTACAATAATACTGAACAGTATGCCGATGCAATAAAAGTATTAAATGAAGTAATAAGTTTGGACCCAAAATCAGCAGGAGCTTACATTCAATTAGGCATAGCTTACAATGAACTTAAACAGTATGCCGATGCAAAAAAAGTATTAAATAAGGTAATAATCTTAGACCCAAAATCAGCAGGAGCTTACTATCAATTAGGTGTAGCTTACAATGGTCTTAAACAGCATAAGGAAGCAACAGAAGTGTTGAAGCAATCTATAAAGATTGATCCAGAATTTGTGGAACCATATATCTACTTGGGTGCAGCTTATACTGTTCTTAAACAATATGAAGAGGTAATCAAGGTATCAAATAAAGCAATAAGTTTAAATCCTAAATTGACAATTGCTTATTTCTTCTTAGGGAATTCTAATTTTTTCTTACAAAAATATTCTGAAGCAATAAAAGCATATAAAAAAGCTATAGAGATTGATTCGGAATTTGAAGGAGCATATCTCGGTTTAGGTGAAACTTATATTGATCTTAAACAGTATGATGGCGCAATTAAGAAATTAGATAAAGCAATAAGCTTAGATCCAAAATGTGATGAAGCTTACTACAATTTAGGTAGAGCTTACAATGAACTTGAGCAGTATGAAGATGCGAATGAAATGCTAAACAAAGCAGTAGAATTAAATCCAAAATATGTAGATGCGTATTTGTTATTAGGGAAGGTCTATCTAAAAGAAGGAAAAGTTGCATCTGC from bacterium includes these protein-coding regions:
- a CDS encoding tetratricopeptide repeat protein, which encodes MDLNKWKEEVKKFKAKIKENPSDIKAYISLAEAYKKLDNYPSVIKTCEQALKNNPDDEKIYLYSGLTYCDLECYEEAIEILRQAIEINPKFAKAYASLGEIYNKLKHFEDAINVLTKAISLNPVSAKAYYQLGITYNELEQYEDAIKVLDKAISLNLESVGAYIQLGIAYNELKQYEYAINVLNKVISLEPKSAYAYLQLGYANFCLQKHSEAIKAYKQGIEIEPEFVEAYFLLGLTYEFTKQYAESVKAYKQAIEVDPKFVESYANLGEIYNNLEQYTKAIEVLKQAIEIDPEYLESYYQLGISYNNTEQYADAIKVLNEVISLDPKSAGAYIQLGIAYNELKQYADAKKVLNKVIILDPKSAGAYYQLGVAYNGLKQHKEATEVLKQSIKIDPEFVEPYIYLGAAYTVLKQYEEVIKVSNKAISLNPKLTIAYFFLGNSNFFLQKYSEAIKAYKKAIEIDSEFEGAYLGLGETYIDLKQYDGAIKKLDKAISLDPKCDEAYYNLGRAYNELEQYEDANEMLNKAVELNPKYVDAYLLLGKVYLKEGKVASAQKQYKILKKLDKKLADELLKIIENGD